The Rhea pennata isolate bPtePen1 chromosome 18, bPtePen1.pri, whole genome shotgun sequence genomic sequence TTATGCCAACTTACCTCTCTTTAAGCAATTTAATAGGAGCCAAGAGTTACATATAACATCCAGCAGGAAAGACAAACCTTAGCATTTGGAATTTACTTCTGCACCAagaattcaaattaatttcctAACCCTGACAAATAGGGGAACAAAAAGTAAGTTTTTCAGAGGCCTCTTTGATGTTTAGATGTTACCAGAACTTTCAAAATAACTGATACCGCAGATACAGATTTCAGAGTATCTGATGAACAtaaatttcctttgaaagacCAAATGCGGTCATGAAGAAAAACGCAATACAATAACCCTTTCTAGATTTGCTCTGtaggtttcattttttaatgattgcATACATCTCTGACAAAATATGTCTGTGTGACTATTACACACAATAATGGGGAAATACCCATTGACTGTCTAGCTACCAAACATACTGATGAAACTAGCTGAAAGCTGGAATGGTTAATACACAGACACAAGAGGTCATAGGGCTCATTTTTTAGATGGATTATCTGACACAATGTCAGCTGTACTTACGAGTATCTgatgttaaaaacatttttaggcCATGGTTCTCATCTCACATACATGGGTATAATGAAGGAATAATTCTCTTGGAACAAATGTCATTACTGGGATGAGATCAGACTCAATGCTTTAGGTCTCAATTCAGCTCTGATTGCTATCAATGCAAAAACTTCTACTGACCtttaatgaacaaaaaataaacacaaaaatccACGTGGCATAGATACaaattatatacatttatttttattcattttaaataacattcttCTGTATAAATTCTGACATATATTCAAatcatacacttttttttagaaatgcatttgtAAGCATAGCATATGCTTAGGAGACGCCTTATTTGGATGTGTAGTAAGACTGATGGGTTTCAGTTGGGAGCAAGTACAATTTTAAGGcccacatttttcttattttaatctAATTCTCTGACACATAAATAGCAGAGTCTTGTAGGAGctcattttaaaacttcactttaaagagaaatgtatttttagtatTCTATTTTATATCCTTTATTTAAAGGCGACTGCAGAAACTTTCTACCACATACACATTGCATGTAACATTAGgataaaaatgctgtttatcaGTGGTTAACTGGACCAGGATGCCCAAAGGATGCTGAACACGTCGCTTTCTGTTTCATAAATAGCTTCCAATGTGCTAAGTTTGTTCAGCTTGATCCAAGGGAATTACCGTTCCCATCGATGACATCTCATGACAACTCCCCAGGGCCAGTGCTTCGTGCAGTTATTTCTAGTTACTTCTAGTTATTTCTGGTTCGTAAGATTTAAAATAGTCTATTCACACTAACCCAATCATGTTTTTGCATGTCTGTTGCACTTTGTGCTTACCAAATGCTCTCCTTAGTTGTGAGCCAGACATGCTGCCCCCATGCCTTTGCCACATCATTGCTTTTCCCCTTAATCTGTTATCCTCTTGCCTTCAGTTACTTGACTGTGGAACTTAACTCATCCCATCCAGACCAGCTGGGTCTGCACAGCTCCCATGACCCTAAGGATCATGCTTTGCATGCTGGTATGCTACCCTCATCCAGCCCTATCCTACCTTTCCATACCTTCTCCATGCTCTACAGCTACAATGTCCTGCCACTGAATATCCTGCTCCGGAACAGCCACATTGCCACAGCCAGACAGCAGTATGCACTTTCAGAAGGTGATGTGTGGTGGCCCTTCCAGGAAACTACATGTATCAGTATTGCCACATCAGCCCTACGAGTAACCTAGgtgtcttcctcttctcttgATAGTTTCTGAGTTGGGCTCCAGTGGAGCTCTGCAAGTCTGCTTCCAGTTTACATGTGTTTATTCCAGCCTGGCATAGGGGCAAACATCAGCATCTGGGAAGCTTCACAAGTTGTAACACATGGCAGGTCAGCAGTCCTGGTGGAACAGCCACAGCCTTTGGTACCCTGGCTCCACACTCCAAAGAGTGATGCCAGGAGATACAACTAGCTCAGCTTCTTCTTCACTTCCTCTGATGCCCAGGTGATGGCTGCATGATTgatggcagcagcaagcaggGCTTAATCTCAGATCACCAGACAAGGTCAAACATACAGctgtttgttgtttctttgctgAGGCATTCACCTCTTTTTTGCAAGAGTTCTTTAAGCAAAAGGCCTGGTTGGGTGGAGATGCTTGTGCTTTTCTGGATGAGTCATTTTGCCATCTGAGAAGGATTGTCCCAGTGCAGTATCTTTGCAATAGTTCCAGTGCCTGCTAGAGAACATCCTGTACTTTCCTCGGCTGTGCAGATCAGGGCAGTCTGGGCAGCTGAATCTCTCCAAGCTTTCCATCATTGATACCTTCATCTAGATGTGCAACCAGTTGACAACAGCACGGCCTTACTGCCCTCCCTTGCAGACTGACTGCAGGGCATCCTggcctcctcctctttccaaaTCCAGGACTCAAACATGAAGCGTTTACAATAACTCAGAAGTTAtagttcagaagcagcccagatGAGAGAACATCTCTTTCTGCTTTAGGCATGGAATAGGAGGGCTCAGCATCTGAACTCATGCTCCAGTTTTGCAGACAGTCAATGTTTCTGCAATGAGAGAATCCAAGCCTATTCCCATTACGAAGTAGTCTACAGTCTTTCCAAAATTTGAGGAAGTATATTGTTACAGAGATGAAAAGCCCTACTGAAGTATTTTGGAAACAGAGTGAGCAATCCACGCTTCACTTTTCTCACTAGCATTATCCTCTGAAGCTAGCAGTTTCTAAATTACACTTCCTTATCCCATGAAGGGACTCAGAGCACATGTATCACTGAGTACTGccaaatgatttaattttttaggaAATTCTCTATATTGtcaaaatctgttctttgaAAGCCTGATGAGTAACTCAAGGAATAGCAATATCCCAATTCTCTTCTGCATTCTTCCCACATTTTATAACTAAAACTAACATTGCTCTAAATGACTTCAGCCCAATTAATTACCTGCAACCATGGGACCATACCATGGGACCAACCCAGGCCCACAGCAAGCAATGGGAGTCTTTCCATTGGGTCTAATAGCATTTGGCTCAGGCCTATATGCAATATCACATCCTGCTCTCACCATCTCCCTTGCCCTTCCTCAGCTATTTTCCTTACTTACTGTGCCTCATCTTTACATCAAGCAGCAACTTCTTtgaggcagaaatgatctcttTTGCTTGTATTTACAGCACTTGCTCCCCTTTCCCCAAAAGTCTCCATTCATAAGAAATGCCTCCACACAGCActggaaagcaaataaataatcGCCACATTCTTCCTACCATTTCTCATCTTCCacttgagaaatatttatttgtgcCTGGATCTGAGGATGCATCAGTCAGCTCCTGCCGATCTTTAGCAGGTACTTCATTTATCCTCAGCATTAATTGCTTGCAAAGCGCCAACACATACAGCAACACAGCTTTAGTTCTGAGGTTGGCCATGAGTTATGCAAAGTATTTGTTGCACATCCTGCTTAAATGTAATGGTATGATTTTCATGGGACTGACCCTCTGAGACTGTGCTACTCTGGTGGTTCCCCAGCACAGGGAGGGTACAGCACTCCCTCGAGGCCCCACACAGGTGCCAGGTGCCAGCAAGGCACCCGGTGGCCCAGGTGCACCCTCCCttgtgctgtgctgcctttAGTTCTTCTCCCTTTGCCAACAATCCACCAGCCTCCCACAGAAGTTGGGGGATTTCATAAAACCATAGCCCCCAATACGTTTTTTTGACAGCTAATTTCCCCACATACTGTCTTGTGCTACATGAACTTTTAAGCATAAATTTCCTAACAGTATCCATGTACTTTTAGCTTTTAAGCTTAGAAATCTGAAACGCAGATCAGCTTCTGCAAGCTGTGCTCCGAAACCCCAGTTCCACTGAAATGCAGGAGatttttgcctttgcaaaaATTTTTGCCTTCGAGGGAAGCCACGAGGCCACACTCAGCCCTCCAGCAAGTCTCCCTGTCACCATGTAAGTGCAGAAGAGATGGCAATGACATTCGCTCGCGTCAGGAGCGGCTGCTTCGGAAAAGCCTGGGCATCAAGATCAGGACCTCAGTAATAATGCATTCATGacagtatttgcatttctttaagaTTTAAAGGCAAACAACAGAACCGTACATCGGATTGTTGGACACCCACTAGGGCCTCGTCATGGTGAGACTGGTATATACTGCGTTTTTAAAGGAATGGGGAAAGTTGACAGATGCAAGTAGGGAGCACTCacattttctctaaaaaattattcagtgacatgagaagaaaagcttcaaGCAGTGGGTGCTTGCCAGAGTCCCAGCTCCAACAATATTGCCATctaatttacagtattttaaacaatcctcattttttctttttaaacaacgCCACTAACCGCTGTACAATTAAAACCAGATGATAAAATATGACTTGGGGAATAGGGAGTTGGAAGGGGTCATGAttttgttgttgggttttttttggttgtttgtcttttttacaaataattacaaataCAATTCCAAGAAGATATATTACATTCTATATACAGAACATCATTTCTATCAGGGTAGGATATTAAGcctagcttttatttttacatggcAACCCTGAGATGTCTTGTCATCTTCCCTTGCACAGAAACTATACAAGTTCATCAACCcctgctagaaaaaaaaatggattccTATGTTTTAATAGCATCACCACCATGTAAAAGTactcagaaagggaaaagcataGCCTCTTCCCTAACTCCATGATtttcatggtatttttttcccatttcccagCTCCGTGGAAACTGATAAGGGTGACTTTTGTTCAAGTGTATAACTTTCTCCTCTACTTGCCTCTTGGTAgtcagtgatttctttttcctcctcccttttcaAGCAAATTCATATCAAGAACTAATATGAAGTCTTTACAAAAGTCTAATTCCTGAAAATTCATCGTTAATTCACAAcgtacttttcaaaataaaggatGCAGGCATAAGCGTTAGGTTGGCTGGAAGTCAAGTAGCTTGTGATTAATCATGGGGTATTGCTTTCTACACCCCACCACCtcttcataaaaaaatatattttaagatcaGCATAATTTTAAATCCTTAACAGTGAATTCTATGGATATTTATGGAGAACAAGAAACTGAACACATTTCACCACATTACCTGAAATTCGGATCAGATGtactacactttttttttttctgttcacctGCAAGCTACAGCATGCCCAGCATAAGAGTATCTGAAGAGCAAATTCCTTTGCTTGGAGCCTTCACACAGATCCCGATACCCCTTCAACAAGCCCTGCAATTTTTTTAAGCCAACTTTGGAATAGCTGGATTGCTTCTTCTTTTAAGCTTTATAATTGTGCATGGGAGTTGTCAGAGTTAGCTGTCCATTTGGTGCAACTTCATTCCCATCATCTTCCAACAGGCCTGAAACATCAGCATTGGGTATGCTGTCATGATAACTGCTAAAACTGATGTTGTCCTCTTTGAGTTCAATGGTCCAAAAAGGAGCattaagttttctgttttgatacTCACGGTACATATAGACAGCTCCCACAAAGCCCATTAGTAGGACAACAACTATGATGATAACTGTCAAAATAATTATGTTAAACTGAGTCCATGAAAcatctgcaaaagcagaagtaCTATTGTCAGAGGAACTTATAGGAAATATAGTCTGTATAGTTGTTGGTGACAACGTACTGTTTATCACTGCAGTTGAAAATGATGTTGCCCTGCTAGCATTCGGAGCAGAGGTTATAAACTCTGTTGTTTCTGGGCCAAGAGTGacttctgcaaaataaacaaacaaacaaaaatcacaatcaataaaaaaatacaataagcTGGAACcaaacacagaaatacaagatttagcatttatttctcAGTTGTTATGGCAATTAAACCTACACTGTTAAAGGTggattttctcaaaataattaaaaaaaatagccccccttttttttttaaacatatttctgtGTGCTAAGTACTTGCTGACTGCAGAGTTCCCGTGAAAAGCTGGTGATGGATGGATAAGTATTATCTAAAATCTAGTGATGGACAGACAGGCATGCTAGCCAAGGTTCAGAGATGGATACATGAGCTGATGGTGAATGCAAGTCACTCAGTCCAGCTCCTATTCAGTACATGAAAACTGTGCTCCACGAGCTCAGCAAGAGTTCAGACTGAGTCTAATGAAGCCAGGGCTTCACTCGTCGTCTACATGGGCTGCACAGTCAGGCCAGGAGGGTACTGAGACACCAGGAGCTTACACCTTTCACACTACATTAGACATAGGATTTACAGTCGCAACATGGGATTGTTTCTGCCTTACCTGTACAAGAAGATCAAAGGCCAAGTTACAAACAATGAACCATTAGCATTCTGCCATCTCAGTGGTTTATTACTGGCTTTCAATATTTACACTGctccagaaagaagaggaaaatagtTCTGCCTTTGAATGAAGTCATGCACAAAACTCACGGAAAGCCCAAGTCTGTATAGCCAGAGGCAGAAGGTAGCTGAATCACAGCAAAAAAGCCTGTGGTTTTCCTTCTCATGGaacatttgaaaacagcagACACTAGATTGAATCCTGTCTTGGTTTCAGCTGATGGTACACGTCCACACACAAGGGATGAGAACATCAGAACTGCAAGACTGTATCACcagctctttcttcttcatcaaCCTGTTCCCTACCACAGTATAGCCAAGAACCTCCTGCTCTTCCAGCGGACATCAGATAACTCTCTTTTCAGATCTAGCAGTCAGCAACTAGTTAACCCATGGGATCCCCATATGCTTCTAAAGCATCATTATGTGACTTTTAATACTCTTTATCAGTGCAAAATGACTAACCCTTCTTCAAACCTGTTGAGCTCCAGGCCTCAGAAAGctagatattttcaaatatgcacTTATAATACAGTGTTTTCTTCACAGGAATAACCTTATCTATTTTAGGTACTCAATTTAATGCAGCAGGAGCCCTCTGGAAGTTGAATCTACAATCAACCAATGTGTACTTGACACCCATTGCTCCATACAACTCTCTAGTCCAcctttcccactgtcttccttttctcattctgcTATCAGAAATGCACCTTCATTTTACACCCACTTACAGCTGTAGCAATTATAGTTGATGGTGCTGATTGATCCAGCTCTTCTGGAGAGAGCTTCTGCTAATTATGACCACAGAACAGAGTTACTTCTGAAGGACTTATTTTGCAGAGTTGCATCTCCAACGGCAAGAGCAGCTGTGAATATCCTGCATGCCTTTTGCCACAGGCCCTTGGGGGAACTCACGGAGATTAGCTTTGGGCTGTTGGGCTCCCAGTTCAGGCAATGGAGAAAGCAACTCTTCCGGAGGAGGCGTCACACACCTAATTAAGACTCCTGCTCCCTAGAGTCCCTCCCTGGAGCAACTTCTCTTTTCTCCGCACGTCCTGAATTAGGTTGATAAGGATACTCAGGATGCTGAGTGccagaagacattttttctgTGGGATAACAGGCAAAATTTAACAGTAGGAAGCAATGTGACAGGAGCAAGAGATTCCTGGATATCACTCTTGGAGAAGGGCATGAGAAATTCAGTTATCCTTTCCAAATTCCTTCATCAGTACTGAATTCTTGGCAAACCATACCAGTAGCTATAATTGGGGGGGAAGGTGGGGGTGGTGGGGAGAATAGAGACAATGCCTGATTCACCAGCAAGGAAACAAGACTGTTCTGGGTTTTATTTATAAGCCAGCATCAGCAAAGTTCTGGCAAGGAGAACGTGGGTAAAAACATTTCCTggagcagagcacagcatcaTGGGGAGCCAGTGCTGCATCCTGACTGCAGACCATTGCTTTTGTGCCGTGAGACAACAATATGCCTAGTGCTACTCACCAGGGCTCTGCCAGTCCTCCAGATGTCCCAGAACTGCTCAAGTGTGGCAGCTGTTCTTTCAATGACCTGCTTTGACAGCTCTGACATGAGCCTCATCTCCAGCTGCTTGATTAAACCTGAATCTCTGCATCACTTCTTATATGTTATGTAATGGTAGAAGCCAGGCTACCTCCAGCAGCACTTGGGGAAGGCTGCAACACTCTGCTGGGTGGCACAGTGCCATGCTGCAGCACTAAGTCCATCTCCATTATGCCTCACCATTGAGGTGGGAATACCATCCAACCGAGGTCAAAAATGCTGACTTTGGTCATCCTGCATGTCTGTTGAGTTCTCTGTCAACTAGCCTTGAAAGCATCAAAACTGTGGCCAGCTTTGACCCTGAACAGTCCCTGCAGATACTTGAGGTTGGCTTTAACTTTCCCTGGGCTATACAAGGCATGCTGTCTTTTATCCACCACTACTACTTAATAGAGATTTAAACCCTAACGTTTCCATCTGCAGATCTGGTAATGATCTCACTCTAGAAGCCACTCAACACTAGGCTACTCAAATGCATTAATGGTTTATGAAAATCTTAACCTAAAATTAACTAATATATAGTACATCAGCATCTCAGTTTTTAGACAAACCAcatgtaagaaaacagaaaaaaactgtaaGTCTTTTTAACCACctaacaagaaagagaaaaagcaggtatcaaggaaacaaaaattctaTAGGAGCACACATCCCAGTCCCTGAGAAAGAGGAGAATCTTTCCCTGTATCAGGAAGTGACTATAAcaatgtcatttaaaataaaacaagtggTGAAAACTGCAAGCATACAAGCAAAGTTGTGCATATGGATTTTAATGGAGCAAGGCTGTATACTTCTTTGCTCAAAGACAGAGCTGTGCAGAGGGAGATAATGGATGAGCCAAagcaaaaatgccattttcagCCCTGTAACTGTAAAGTTACAGCTAATGAGTATTCAACTTTTTTGTATTGATCATCTCCTCGCACAGAGAAGACTCTGTGATTATGCCTCCAAAGAGCAGCATGGGAGTGAAAACCACATTAGCTCCTAATGGAAGATCTGATTTAAATCTCTGTTGGTGACAAGGATGAATTTGGGCCCAGATACTTTCCTGAACTCTGGGTTCTCTTACCTAATACATAGCAATGCCCGCTGTGTTTCTCTGCATGGAACTGGAGATCCACCTTGTGGAACAAGTTCCTGATAAGCACTGAAGTGACAATGTAAGActtactttctattttctcctattttactACAAGTCAGCCTATTATACATTAGGCTAAGTGTCAGAGCTATCTTGCAACTGAGAATCTTACATGCCGTGTCTTAGATGTGGCTTTAAGACTGATGAGTGACCCCCAGAGAAGGTTCTGGTGCTGACTTGCTGCATGAGTTTGTATCTCACCTCTCTGAGTTTTGGCTTCACCatttagaaagtaaaaatgagaATACTTAAGTTTGTTCTGAGTAGTTGGTTATTGCTTGCACAGTATCAGGAACAACATGTTATTAAAAGTATCCTTTCTAGGGACCTAGACAGTGCTATTGAATGGACTTGTCAATAATACAATTCACAGGGCACTAAGAACAAATACATCAAGCAATCCAAGCAAAAACCTACATTTACATGTATAGCAAATACTTTTTGGTTTTCAGCTCATTCCCCAGAGTTGCCTGCTACAGTTTGGGAAGCAGGGTACTTACCAAGCTGACTCTCTCAATCACAGATTTCAAGGCCAGAAGGCACCAACATGTCATTATGGTCTGGTTTTGCTTCCTGTACTACAGGCCAAATGAATATAAAACCTGTATGTGCCAAAATGGAAAAGTTTTCcaagagaaaagatattttccagGTACTTTCCCACTGGCAAGACAGTGGAGATTTCTTTGCAGGGCACTGTCTTGACCTGTATAAGAAACTGTCTGTCAAGAGGTATTCGCCAAGGGCAAACAGCATGTTAGAAGTATCGCTGCTGCTCATTTCATTGTAGGCTGCACTTGGCTTCTGTTAACAGAAGATAAAGCTTTACAAGTCTAAGAAATTGCCTATGGGGAAGTCTTTCCTGGACATCATCTTGAACTGGCCCTTTCAGAAGGCTAAGTCTCTCTATTTACCTTGGCAGACTTTAAAGCTGCTTGACCTTCAACTGCAAAATATTCCTCAAACAATTAACCATATTCTTTCCCCAGCCTCCGGGTAGCTTGTGCCCATCTGATCCGCACCGCAAGCTCCGACACTGGTTTGAAGAGCGTTTTTACCTTTCTTGGTGCAGTTGGTTCCCTCGGGGTCCCTGCTGTAGCCCTCCTGACATTCCTCGCAATGAAAGCCGGCAGTGTGGTACAGGCAGCCGATGCACTCCCCGCTGTCTGGCTCGCACACCCGAGGTGACTGGGCTGGGTCCACATTCCCGTTGCACTTACATCTCACGCAGATGCTGTCGGAGTTGTAGTAGCCGTTGTCGCACTGGTTGCAGTTGGGGCCCGTGTATCCAGCTTTGCATCTGTCACACGTTGGGGCAGCGTCGCCGGACCCTAAACAACACAGGAAACACAATAGGGAGCTTCTATAGCACTTCACAGAGAAAAACCCGCTGCAGGATTTGCTCTGTGCAATCTGACCTTAAGTCAGTATGAAAAAATCAGCCACCATAGGGTATTAATCAAACTAAAGATTAATCTGAAAGTATAGATTTTtaaactgcagtattttctgtttctagggaaaaaaaggggggggggttggagGTTTCTAATTCCTAGTACTAGCACCACAGAGCATGCTTAGCACGTTGCTAGGCAAACGGATTATTACTTCAGAACATTTCCATCTCAAACAGCCAATTTCAGCAAACAGCTGAAACTGGATCAGGGATGTCAGCAACCTACAAAACTTTATGGACTATATGAAGCCAAAGAAGGCTCAGTTGCAAAACTGATGGAGAGATTATCAAAATAAATCTTACATATGTTTATTCCAGATACAGTTTCTCTTCTTGGTTACATCAAAATATAGCTGGAAGATGGGATGGGTCCCTGTTTGAGTCCCATGCAGATGTTCAGAGCAGGGCCCACAGAGGCATGAAAGGTTACATGGAGCTGTTGTGCATCTCCTGAATCTCCCGGTTGCCACAAGCTCAGCTGAGCTGCCTTTGCAAATGCCTTTGCAAAACTTTTGCAAAGGTGACAGATCTGCCTTGGCAAGCAGCCGCAGTCTTCAGTGAAGCGCTCTGCAGCTCCCCACTTCATGGCTCCTCTCACCATCACAAGCACCAGTAAAACACTACAAATGCATTATATTCTCCTCTTAGCATGCGTTGCTTCCAGTAAGATGCCCCAGTGCCCACGAAAGGGAGATTCACGGACTATAGATTAACTCACTAGGATGACCCACTCTGAATAGAATTTACTTCTAAAATGCATTGAAAAGAGCTACTTTAATTAGATGAAGAATGAAACCAAAACGAACACCTTACTTATTTGGCAGGTGCCAGTGG encodes the following:
- the MEGF9 gene encoding multiple epidermal growth factor-like domains protein 9, yielding MGPYVNKLPGAVAEIGAWIFGARLGTAQEELEAPVIYHLARANSRFSWKSSRTQVALAKDSLGKGPGESVPGCVEQLRNGPGCKLVRCSACNCSAAGSASGSECDATTGRCACRQGYAGPRCESCAPGYHPAGSSGLCRPCGCSPAGSLGSRCDTDGQCQCKVGVTDLKCDRCSDGYYRFNETTCEPCQCNNRSQTCDAVTGTCLDCQENTKGKHCEQCKEGFYSSALPGPACRHCPCSTVASTGTCQIRSGDAAPTCDRCKAGYTGPNCNQCDNGYYNSDSICVRCKCNGNVDPAQSPRVCEPDSGECIGCLYHTAGFHCEECQEGYSRDPEGTNCTKKEVTLGPETTEFITSAPNASRATSFSTAVINSTLSPTTIQTIFPISSSDNSTSAFADVSWTQFNIIILTVIIIVVVLLMGFVGAVYMYREYQNRKLNAPFWTIELKEDNISFSSYHDSIPNADVSGLLEDDGNEVAPNGQLTLTTPMHNYKA